The Bacteroidia bacterium genome segment AAACTTTTTTTGCTGATCGGTCAAATTGCTAGGGTCTGTCTCTCCTTCTGTATAGGGTTTTCCGTCATAGGTTCCGGCAAAATAACCTCTCGATCGGGCAGGAATGGATTGATGGGAAGAGTAGAGCATCAGACCCGCTATTTCTTCTATGCTTAATTGAGAGGCGAGATTTTGAGCACGCTCCTCAAATGTCAAGCGCCAATCTTCGTAGGGATCAAGTTGGTCGTTTTTATTCAAATCCTTGAAAGCCAGACGGTCAACGATTAAGAGGCTTACCCCTGATGTGGGCTTATATCCCAGGGTGGGGCCGCCTTCATTTTTAACCAAATGAAAACCTTCTTTTTCTGTCTCAGTCCATTTAGGTCCGCAAGACGATAAGGCCATGAGCATGCAAAATAAACTTAGAATAGGGGCTGAGGCTTTCATTGAAAATTATAATTAATGTGAAAGTTCTTATTGCGCGAAATTAATTAGTCATTGAGTAAATCAAGAAATTGTTCTTTCAACGTCAGGATTTTTAGGGTGAACTACGGCAGTAATTGAAATTCTGTCTTTTGATAGGGCACAATCCTAAGCTTCTAAATCTTAGCGTCTTTCCACTATCTGTATTTCTCCCAACAGACCCGAGGGTTGCAATTGTCCATCTGCCTGATAAAAAGGCATAGTCGTAAAAGTAATCTTCTCTTTCACATCAGGTTGTGCATCTCCAATCAGGCGATTAACCCATGAGTTAGTAACTTGAATTTCAAGGGTGTTTTGTCCTTTTTTTAAGGTGTTTTTTAAATCAATGCTGTATGGTGTTTTCCAAAGAATTCCCAAGGATTGCTCATTGACAATGACTTCAGCTATATTTTTGACTTCCCCTAAGTCCAACTCATATTGAGCATTTTCTGAAATCTCGACTATATCAAAAGTGTTGGAATATATAGCTGTTCCTGAAAAATATTTGATCCCCTTATTTTCGTGGTCAGACCACGATTGTAAGGTTTCAAAAGTAGCTTGTTCAGGTGCCCCTCTTCCTTTCTGAAATTTGACTGACCAGGGGCCAGTAATTGTTAGAAATTCGACTTGTTCTTTTGTGGGAATAAACAGCTCGTTTTGAGTCGCCTTTTCCGCAAAAATTATAAAGAAGGCATCCCAGGATTCAAATTCCAGCGGAATGATGGTGCGATTATTTTCGATTTTGTAAGAAACTGCCTTGGTTTCACCAGTTTGCGGTTGCCATAGTTGTGGCACTTTTCCAGTAATTCTAAAACTAACATCTATGGAACTTGTATTTTCGCTTCGATTATTTAACCAAAATAGATCTATATCTGCTGTTTGACGATGACGAAAAAGAATCTTATGGCTGGTATTTTTTACATCAACATCTTTGGAAATATGTAATGACTGTAAAGCTGACTCTATTGAACCTTTCCATACATTAGGGCTATTCCAAAGCTGGTTGAGGATCCGCTGAAATTCATTTGCATCATCAGAAAGACTGGGCGTTCTCTCAGGTTTTGTTCCTGTTAGTTTTGCTCCGGCTTGTACCAATGCATTCAGTTTTTTCAGAATAGGTAGCGTCATCTGTTTCGCACTTTCATCCAGTACAATCAATTGATAAGTATTTCCACTTTTTGCGGTCAATTGGCCATTTTTCATTTCTATAGCTTCTAGCAGGGCAGTTGCATTGACATAATCAAATTCATAACCTGCTGGAATTGGAGGCAAAGATTCACGGGAAATCCAGGTGATATTGGTATTTTCACCATAGTAATAAAGTATGTCTGCAATATTTTTGCCCTGTTGTAATAAATAGCTACTTCTTGACAGATAGTCTATCCAGGGCCTCGCTTGTTTTGCCCAAGTTTCCTGCCTGCCAAAATATTGACCAAATGGCCCCAACGAAAAACCAGGCATTTTATCATCCAGCGGTTGGTGAACGGAGGTGTGAATCACAAAACGATTTAATCCAGAAGCCAATTCCAAATCAGCTGTGCGTTTTAGTCGGGCAGGATGCTCCTGAAAGGGCTTGCCCACAGAAGTCATAGACTCAGCCGCTACAAAAGCTTTGTTATAAATATTGGCAACAGAAGCGGCCTCCCGAATATCTGCCTCACTCCGAACCTCTTCATCGGTTCCTCCTGCCAAACTACCAGGAGTCCACATGGCAGACATGGGGACTTCTGCATTGCGTTTGACATCCATTCCATCGGCAAGGAAAATTCGTTTATTTTCATGAGATTCCGTGTAACGTCCCATCCCGCGTTTATTCAGTTCTTCGCCTATGATATCATAATGATTTTCGACGATCATTTCTCCAATTGTATTTCTAAAATCCCAGAGAAATTTTTCACTTTTTTCAACACTTTCAACCACTCTACCCGTCAGAACAGGAAGCCAGGGTCTGATATCGTAGCCTTTTCTTTTTTGAAATTCTTCTGGAAAATCGTGTGTCCAGGTCATGTGCCCCGCTTCGTAACTATCTAAAATAATAGAGCCCAAGCCTTTTTCGCCTATTTTACCACCCGTTGCATCTTCGTATAAATCCAGATAATGATTTATGTATCTTCTGACAGCTTCTTCATCCAGTTTATCTACTTCCAAACCCGTTGCTTCGGGTGATGCTGGATGATTTTGTCGCCCTGTGAGAGAATAGCCAAATCTTACGATTACCCAATGGCCCTCAGGAATATCCCAATTCAGACTCCCGTCTGCCTGCATTTTTTCTGTCAAGTCAATTATTTTATCCTGCTCAATAGCTATTACTTCTTTTGGCAGATAAGTAGGTGAATCTTCTTGCCAGGGGCTAAATCCTGCCTTATCTTCAAACTGGTTAATACGGTCGGTGGTGTACAAAACAAATTCGGCTACATTTACCCCTTCTGGTTTTGGTTCTCCCACAGGCAATCCAGCCATCGCTAAAAACGGATTGAATGCAGGTGGCAAAGTTTCCCAGTTCATACGCCAATATTTAGCGGTGGCAGGCTCAATACTGATTGTAACTTGCGGAACGATTGACCCAGGAACTTTGGTTATATCTCTATAATTTACTCCGTCGTCGCTGACCTGCAACGCTCTG includes the following:
- a CDS encoding glycosyl hydrolase, with amino-acid sequence MKNLLLTSLFLGILSFSHWSCSPKSSTPGMSREELLSGFQNPPNEARPRVWWHWMNGNITKEGIQKDLDWMERTGIGGFHNFDANLFTPLVTEKKLVFMTPEWKEAFRFTTDLAIEKGMEMTIAGSPGWSETGGPWVEPKDGMKKYVWTETIVQGGKTYSGKLPQPADNIGHFQNITTEEGGVLGGFVGEQPKYYQDAQVFAYRMSDGEKTLKDLNPKVSSSGGDFNLKKLTDGDLHHSEYLPPVEVGKNAWIQYEFTTPHTFKAFSVTGITTVPLAEFNGNPENRALQVSDDGVNYRDITKVPGSIVPQVTISIEPATAKYWRMNWETLPPAFNPFLAMAGLPVGEPKPEGVNVAEFVLYTTDRINQFEDKAGFSPWQEDSPTYLPKEVIAIEQDKIIDLTEKMQADGSLNWDIPEGHWVIVRFGYSLTGRQNHPASPEATGLEVDKLDEEAVRRYINHYLDLYEDATGGKIGEKGLGSIILDSYEAGHMTWTHDFPEEFQKRKGYDIRPWLPVLTGRVVESVEKSEKFLWDFRNTIGEMIVENHYDIIGEELNKRGMGRYTESHENKRIFLADGMDVKRNAEVPMSAMWTPGSLAGGTDEEVRSEADIREAASVANIYNKAFVAAESMTSVGKPFQEHPARLKRTADLELASGLNRFVIHTSVHQPLDDKMPGFSLGPFGQYFGRQETWAKQARPWIDYLSRSSYLLQQGKNIADILYYYGENTNITWISRESLPPIPAGYEFDYVNATALLEAIEMKNGQLTAKSGNTYQLIVLDESAKQMTLPILKKLNALVQAGAKLTGTKPERTPSLSDDANEFQRILNQLWNSPNVWKGSIESALQSLHISKDVDVKNTSHKILFRHRQTADIDLFWLNNRSENTSSIDVSFRITGKVPQLWQPQTGETKAVSYKIENNRTIIPLEFESWDAFFIIFAEKATQNELFIPTKEQVEFLTITGPWSVKFQKGRGAPEQATFETLQSWSDHENKGIKYFSGTAIYSNTFDIVEISENAQYELDLGEVKNIAEVIVNEQSLGILWKTPYSIDLKNTLKKGQNTLEIQVTNSWVNRLIGDAQPDVKEKITFTTMPFYQADGQLQPSGLLGEIQIVERR